From one Gallionella capsiferriformans ES-2 genomic stretch:
- a CDS encoding EAL domain-containing protein, producing the protein MPHQLAELKIMLRHNLFIDLDEYALMNTKQEGLVCNFLGMRLTSAFQPIFRSNGEVIGREALLRASLFEHGALTPNSAFDLAIEADKLVLFDRLVRSLHLLSYAANFDDRELIFLNVHPRLLTSVSDHGRTFEQILHYYSVPTSRVVIKIQHLAIESDARLTEAVNNYRSLGYKIAVDDFGAAHSGIAKIVNPHRRYESLVFNAELDQVLALRPDIVKLDSSVIQEAEQTISAATVIHGLVNIFHSIGASRHRRHRNDGATCPSTRYRS; encoded by the coding sequence ATGCCACACCAACTCGCCGAACTGAAAATCATGTTGCGTCATAACCTGTTCATTGATCTGGATGAATACGCGCTGATGAACACAAAACAGGAGGGGCTGGTGTGCAATTTTTTGGGGATGCGTCTGACCAGTGCCTTTCAACCGATTTTCCGCAGCAATGGCGAGGTGATCGGACGGGAAGCCCTGCTACGCGCGTCCCTGTTTGAACACGGCGCGTTGACTCCAAACAGCGCGTTTGATCTGGCGATTGAGGCTGACAAACTGGTGCTGTTTGACCGACTGGTGCGCAGCCTGCATCTGTTGAGCTACGCCGCCAACTTTGATGATCGGGAATTGATCTTTCTGAACGTACATCCGCGCTTGTTGACCAGTGTCAGCGATCACGGTCGCACCTTCGAACAAATTTTGCACTATTACTCGGTTCCCACCTCGCGGGTAGTGATTAAAATACAGCATTTGGCCATCGAGAGCGATGCGCGACTGACGGAGGCGGTAAACAATTACCGCAGCCTAGGCTATAAGATAGCAGTCGATGATTTTGGCGCGGCACATTCCGGTATTGCCAAAATCGTCAATCCGCATCGACGCTACGAAAGTTTGGTGTTCAATGCCGAGTTGGATCAGGTATTGGCGCTGCGCCCTGATATCGTCAAGCTCGACAGCTCAGTGATTCAGGAAGCGGAACAGACCATCAGCGCTGCGACTGTTATTCACGGCCTAGTCAATATCTTCCACAGCATCGGCGCTAGTCGTCATCGAAGGCATCGAAACGACGGAGCAACTTGCCCTAGCACACGATACCGGAGCTGA
- the cysT gene encoding sulfate ABC transporter permease subunit CysT: MAQFRAHSVLPGFNLALGFTLLYLSLIVLVPLSALFFKTATLGWGGFIDVLTNDRVLSSLRVTFLASLAAAVINAFFGLIVAWVLVRYSFPGKRIVDALVDLPFALPTAVAGITLATLYAPHGWIGQYFAAQGIKVAYTPLGIVVALTFIGLPFVVRTVQPVLEDVEAGVEEAAASLGAGRWDVFRRVIFPAIYPALLTGFSLAFARAIGEYGSVIFIAGNMPYISEISPLLIVAKLEQYDYAGATAIAVIMLLISFALLLGVNALQWWTSSKGVR; this comes from the coding sequence ATGGCGCAATTCCGTGCGCATAGCGTGTTGCCGGGCTTCAATCTGGCCTTGGGTTTCACGCTGTTGTATCTTTCGCTGATCGTGCTGGTGCCGTTGTCTGCGCTGTTTTTTAAGACGGCGACATTAGGCTGGGGCGGTTTTATTGATGTTCTCACCAATGATCGCGTGCTGTCATCTTTGCGCGTGACTTTTTTAGCTTCTCTCGCGGCGGCGGTGATTAACGCCTTTTTCGGCTTGATCGTTGCCTGGGTGTTGGTGCGTTATAGTTTTCCGGGTAAGCGCATCGTCGATGCGTTAGTTGATTTGCCGTTCGCGCTACCGACGGCCGTTGCCGGAATTACGCTGGCAACGCTGTATGCGCCACACGGTTGGATCGGACAATATTTTGCCGCACAAGGCATCAAGGTCGCCTACACCCCGCTGGGTATCGTGGTCGCACTCACCTTCATCGGCCTGCCCTTTGTGGTTCGTACCGTGCAACCGGTGCTCGAAGACGTGGAGGCGGGTGTGGAAGAAGCCGCTGCCAGTCTGGGCGCAGGACGCTGGGATGTGTTCCGTCGGGTGATCTTTCCCGCCATTTACCCTGCATTGCTGACCGGTTTTTCGCTGGCCTTCGCCCGCGCCATCGGCGAATACGGCTCGGTCATTTTCATCGCGGGCAATATGCCTTACATCTCTGAAATCTCGCCGCTGCTGATCGTCGCCAAACTGGAGCAGTACGACTATGCAGGCGCCACGGCGATTGCCGTAATTATGTTATTAATTTCATTCGCATTATTGCTAGGTGTGAATGCCTTGCAATGGTGGACGAGTAGCAAAGGAGTTCGATAA
- the cysW gene encoding sulfate ABC transporter permease subunit CysW — MAASTRITTHESRAVTLLFIGVALTYLLMFLGLPLFTVFYQAFSKGWELYWVALQEPDAWSAIKLTFIAAGIAVPCNLVFGISAAWAIAKFEFKGKSLLITLIDLPFAVSPVVSGLVYVLLFGAQCWFGEWLQAHDIKLLFAVPGIVLATIFVTFPFIARELIPLMQAQGKEEEEAAVSLGASGWQTFWRVTLPNIKWGLLYGVILCNARAMGEFGAVSVVSGHIRGMTNTMPLHVEILYNEYNFVAAFAVASLLALLAVVTLAVKSLVEWQAKRSGEPLHGA; from the coding sequence ATGGCCGCATCTACACGAATCACAACCCATGAATCCCGTGCTGTGACACTGTTGTTCATCGGCGTGGCGCTCACCTATCTGCTTATGTTTCTGGGTTTGCCGCTGTTTACCGTGTTTTATCAGGCGTTCAGCAAAGGCTGGGAATTGTACTGGGTGGCGTTGCAAGAGCCGGATGCCTGGTCGGCGATCAAGCTGACCTTTATTGCAGCCGGGATCGCCGTGCCATGCAATCTGGTGTTCGGCATTTCCGCTGCCTGGGCCATTGCCAAGTTTGAATTCAAGGGCAAGAGCCTGTTGATTACCTTGATCGACTTGCCCTTTGCGGTGAGTCCGGTGGTATCCGGTCTGGTGTATGTGCTGCTGTTTGGCGCACAGTGCTGGTTCGGTGAATGGTTGCAAGCGCACGACATCAAACTGTTGTTTGCGGTGCCGGGCATCGTGCTGGCAACCATCTTCGTGACCTTTCCATTTATCGCCCGTGAGTTGATTCCACTGATGCAGGCGCAAGGAAAAGAGGAAGAAGAGGCGGCGGTATCGTTGGGTGCATCGGGCTGGCAAACCTTCTGGCGCGTGACCTTGCCGAATATCAAGTGGGGTCTGCTGTATGGCGTAATTTTATGTAATGCGCGTGCCATGGGCGAATTCGGCGCGGTATCGGTGGTCTCCGGCCACATCCGGGGCATGACCAACACCATGCCCTTGCATGTCGAAATTCTCTACAACGAATACAACTTTGTCGCCGCCTTTGCGGTGGCATCCCTGCTGGCGTTGCTGGCGGTCGTCACACTGGCGGTCAAGTCGCTGGTCGAATGGCAGGCAAAACGTAGCGGCGAACCTTTGCATGGAGCGTAA
- a CDS encoding sulfate/molybdate ABC transporter ATP-binding protein has product MSITIENINKHFGSYKALDNINLEVNRGELIALLGPSGCGKTSLLRIIGGLELADSGKLLFHGEDVEARDARERNVGFVFQHYALFRHMTVFENVAFGLRVKPKKERHHEAEIQRRVHELLNLVQLDWLHDRYPSQLSGGQRQRIALARALAVEPKILLLDEPFGALDAQVRKELRRWLRRLHDELHITSIFVTHDQEEALEVADRVVVMNKGKIEQIGTPDEVYAKPATPFVYQFIGNVNMFHSRDHAPWTEQHGDAVAYVRPHDIDISRTPQVDTALPVEVKLVRAIGSIVRVEVSADDSSELIEIELSRERFDTAPLACGDRVFIRPRQFRVFETGDSNELSAA; this is encoded by the coding sequence ATGAGCATCACCATTGAAAATATCAACAAGCATTTCGGCAGCTACAAGGCGCTGGACAACATCAATCTGGAAGTGAACCGCGGCGAATTGATCGCGCTGTTGGGTCCATCTGGCTGCGGTAAAACCTCCTTGCTGCGCATTATCGGCGGACTGGAGCTGGCCGACTCCGGTAAGCTGTTGTTTCACGGCGAAGATGTCGAAGCGCGCGATGCGCGAGAGCGCAATGTCGGTTTCGTGTTCCAGCATTACGCCTTATTCCGCCACATGACCGTGTTCGAAAACGTTGCGTTCGGCCTGCGCGTCAAGCCTAAGAAAGAACGTCATCACGAGGCGGAAATTCAACGCCGGGTGCATGAGTTGCTCAATCTGGTGCAACTGGACTGGCTGCATGACCGTTATCCATCCCAGCTATCCGGCGGGCAACGTCAGCGCATCGCACTGGCGCGGGCGCTGGCTGTTGAACCCAAAATTCTATTGCTGGATGAACCGTTTGGCGCACTGGATGCGCAAGTACGCAAGGAGTTACGTCGCTGGTTGCGCCGTCTGCATGACGAATTGCACATCACCAGTATTTTTGTCACCCACGATCAGGAAGAAGCGCTGGAAGTGGCCGACCGCGTGGTGGTGATGAACAAGGGAAAAATCGAACAAATCGGCACGCCGGACGAAGTGTATGCGAAGCCTGCGACGCCATTCGTCTACCAATTCATCGGCAATGTGAATATGTTTCACAGCCGCGATCACGCGCCGTGGACGGAACAGCACGGCGATGCAGTGGCGTATGTGCGTCCGCACGACATTGATATAAGTCGCACGCCGCAAGTTGACACGGCGTTGCCCGTTGAGGTTAAACTGGTGCGCGCCATTGGTTCGATAGTGCGTGTCGAAGTGTCGGCGGATGACAGCAGCGAATTGATCGAAATCGAGTTAAGCCGTGAACGCTTCGATACGGCGCCGCTTGCTTGTGGCGACCGTGTCTTTATCCGCCCGCGCCAGTTCCGCGTGTTTGAAACAGGAGATTCGAATGAACTTTCAGCAGCTTAG
- a CDS encoding CysB family HTH-type transcriptional regulator, whose translation MNFQQLRIIREAVRCNYNLTEVGSALFTSQSGVSKHIKDLEDELGVELFVRKGKRLLDLTDPGRELLQIVERILLDANNIKNMVEQYSQRDEGQLTVVATHTQARYALPKVITDFKKTYPKVHLKLHQASPNEIVTMLLSGEADIGMATEALADVTKLDSFPFYTWHHAVIVPVGHPLEQVKPLTLQALAEYPIVTYHEGLTGRAKIDQAFLDAGVTPDISMSALDSDVIKTYVELGLGIGIIASMAFNPAKDSDLRLLQCEHLFGVNTTYIALRRGHYLRSFAYRFIELCSPKLDEAVIRAGISPSSAN comes from the coding sequence ATGAACTTTCAGCAGCTTAGAATTATCCGCGAGGCGGTGCGCTGTAACTACAATCTCACGGAGGTAGGCAGTGCGCTGTTTACCTCGCAGTCCGGCGTATCCAAGCATATCAAGGACTTGGAAGATGAATTGGGCGTGGAGTTGTTTGTGCGCAAAGGCAAACGCCTGCTAGATTTGACTGATCCTGGGCGCGAATTACTACAAATCGTCGAGCGGATTTTGCTGGATGCCAACAACATCAAGAATATGGTTGAGCAATACAGTCAACGTGACGAAGGTCAATTGACTGTGGTCGCAACCCACACTCAGGCGCGCTATGCCTTGCCCAAGGTGATTACTGATTTCAAGAAAACGTACCCGAAGGTGCATCTGAAATTACATCAGGCCAGCCCGAATGAAATCGTTACCATGCTGCTCTCCGGCGAAGCGGATATTGGTATGGCGACCGAAGCGCTGGCGGATGTCACCAAGCTGGATTCTTTCCCTTTTTACACTTGGCATCACGCGGTCATCGTGCCTGTCGGACATCCGCTTGAGCAGGTGAAACCGCTGACGTTGCAGGCGTTGGCCGAATATCCTATTGTTACCTATCACGAAGGATTAACCGGTCGCGCCAAGATTGATCAAGCATTTTTGGATGCCGGGGTCACGCCGGATATTTCCATGTCAGCACTGGATTCAGATGTGATTAAAACCTATGTGGAACTCGGTTTAGGCATCGGCATCATCGCGTCGATGGCGTTCAACCCAGCAAAAGATTCCGATCTGCGCCTGTTGCAATGCGAACATCTGTTCGGCGTAAACACCACCTACATCGCCCTGCGTCGCGGCCATTACCTGCGCAGCTTTGCTTATCGTTTCATCGAACTGTGTTCACCCAAACTGGATGAAGCGGTAATTCGTGCAGGAATCTCGCCGTCATCAGCAAATTGA
- a CDS encoding anti-sigma factor family protein, with translation MMNCREATQLMSESQERKLSLKESMSLGMHTMMCKGCHNYKQQMGTLRKITRAYAKGKNEQEEK, from the coding sequence ATGATGAATTGTCGTGAAGCCACACAGCTGATGTCGGAATCGCAGGAGCGCAAACTTTCGCTTAAGGAGAGTATGTCTCTGGGTATGCACACAATGATGTGCAAAGGATGCCACAACTACAAGCAGCAGATGGGTACACTGCGCAAGATTACGCGAGCTTACGCCAAGGGTAAGAACGAGCAGGAAGAGAAGTAG
- a CDS encoding RNA polymerase factor sigma-70, giving the protein MSANSNRQENTKQVGNLLADTSFLEDIRKQMIRFATLQLGDGHLAEDAVQDALIGALKNATSFGGRAALRTWVFAILKNKIADTLRHKQRVVNASSLLREEDEDEDFSELFDRKGFWQPDERPVAWGNPEGSLREAHFWRVFEACLDGLPPKQARVFMMREFIELDAEEICVAVDLTTSNLHVLLHRARLRLRECLENKWYLQGEQNDELS; this is encoded by the coding sequence ATGAGTGCCAATTCAAACCGACAGGAAAACACTAAGCAGGTCGGGAACCTGTTGGCTGATACATCATTTTTGGAAGATATACGCAAACAGATGATCAGATTCGCCACGTTACAACTCGGAGATGGGCATCTGGCCGAAGATGCAGTGCAAGATGCGTTGATTGGGGCATTGAAAAACGCGACTTCCTTTGGTGGGCGCGCAGCACTGAGGACTTGGGTATTCGCAATTTTGAAGAACAAGATTGCGGATACATTGCGACATAAGCAGCGTGTCGTGAATGCTAGCAGCTTGCTGCGTGAGGAGGATGAGGACGAGGACTTTTCCGAGTTATTCGACCGCAAAGGCTTTTGGCAGCCCGATGAACGTCCGGTTGCATGGGGAAATCCTGAAGGCTCATTGCGTGAGGCACATTTTTGGCGCGTTTTTGAAGCCTGCCTGGACGGTTTGCCGCCCAAGCAGGCGCGAGTCTTTATGATGCGCGAGTTTATTGAACTTGATGCCGAGGAAATATGTGTTGCCGTAGATTTAACCACCAGCAATCTGCATGTCTTGCTGCACCGCGCACGCTTACGTTTGCGCGAGTGCCTCGAAAATAAATGGTATTTGCAAGGAGAACAAAATGATGAATTGTCGTGA
- the nrtS gene encoding nitrate/nitrite transporter NrtS encodes MTRFFRIALSRHIVINALKVSVVVGSVLNLVNQGGSLLHGGTISWLHLLLNYLVPYCVSSYSAAKNEIELGESNECQFKPTGKH; translated from the coding sequence ATGACCCGTTTTTTTCGAATCGCCCTGTCGCGGCATATTGTTATCAATGCACTAAAGGTTTCGGTTGTGGTCGGAAGTGTGCTGAATTTGGTGAATCAGGGGGGAAGCTTGCTCCATGGCGGTACAATATCGTGGCTTCATTTGTTATTAAATTATCTGGTGCCGTACTGCGTATCAAGTTACAGCGCGGCGAAGAACGAGATCGAGTTAGGGGAAAGTAATGAGTGCCAATTCAAACCGACAGGAAAACACTAA
- a CDS encoding FAD-dependent oxidoreductase, protein MYRLIMVGGGHAQLSVLKALAQNASSHIDAVLITPDTYQIYSGMLPGWMAGHYTLSECLINLRPLAEAAGVRLIFSKVVGIDAKRRRVELIDGTYLDYDGLSLDVGSEGDTSWLEAAGECLLPVKPLGNFVQRWPAILTAASQQDDYRLVVVGGGAAGVELVFAAQHAIAARRCKKASVMLVVSENGILPGHAAGVKAHTRALLQQRGVTLYQGRAVGITAGVALSSGESLHADCLIAATGARAPAWLRNTDLALDEQGYVLVDAQHRSLSHPNVFAAGDVCARADIKLVRSGVHAVFAGPVLARNLIASISGQKLRSYRPRKMSLYLLATGPQHAIASWGEFSAQGYWMWRWKNWIDRQFMFKYGALNCGNKE, encoded by the coding sequence ATGTATCGTTTAATCATGGTGGGCGGCGGACATGCGCAACTCAGCGTCCTTAAAGCCCTTGCCCAAAATGCATCATCACACATCGATGCGGTGCTGATCACGCCAGATACTTACCAGATATATTCTGGCATGTTGCCCGGATGGATGGCGGGACATTACACGCTGTCGGAGTGCCTGATCAATCTGCGACCGCTGGCTGAAGCAGCTGGAGTTCGCCTGATTTTTTCCAAAGTTGTCGGGATTGATGCCAAACGGCGGCGGGTTGAACTTATCGACGGCACTTATCTCGACTACGATGGTTTGTCGCTTGACGTGGGCAGCGAGGGCGATACCTCATGGCTGGAAGCAGCGGGAGAATGTCTGCTGCCGGTCAAGCCGCTGGGAAATTTTGTACAACGCTGGCCAGCCATACTCACCGCTGCTTCGCAACAGGATGACTATCGGCTTGTGGTGGTTGGCGGCGGTGCAGCCGGAGTGGAGCTGGTATTTGCGGCACAGCATGCTATTGCCGCACGGCGGTGCAAGAAAGCCTCTGTCATGCTGGTTGTATCCGAGAACGGTATCTTGCCAGGTCATGCTGCGGGTGTAAAAGCGCACACCCGTGCGTTGTTGCAACAACGGGGCGTCACGCTATATCAGGGACGAGCAGTGGGCATTACAGCAGGGGTTGCACTTTCAAGCGGTGAATCCCTGCATGCAGATTGCCTTATCGCGGCGACTGGTGCGCGAGCGCCTGCCTGGTTGCGTAACACTGATCTCGCGCTTGATGAACAGGGATACGTCCTGGTGGATGCGCAACATCGTAGCTTGTCTCATCCAAATGTATTTGCCGCTGGAGATGTGTGCGCTCGTGCCGACATCAAGTTGGTGCGTTCAGGCGTACATGCTGTATTTGCCGGGCCAGTATTGGCGCGTAACCTGATCGCAAGTATCAGCGGGCAAAAGCTGCGAAGTTATCGACCCCGCAAGATGTCACTGTATTTGCTGGCTACCGGTCCACAGCACGCCATCGCATCCTGGGGTGAATTCAGCGCTCAAGGCTATTGGATGTGGCGCTGGAAGAACTGGATTGATCGTCAATTTATGTTTAAGTATGGTGCTTTGAATTGCGGAAACAAGGAATGA
- the mtnP gene encoding S-methyl-5'-thioadenosine phosphorylase, protein MTRAMIGVIGGSGLYQMDSLTEAEEHIVETPFGRPSDVVVTGKVNGTQVAFLARHGKGHRLIPTEIPYRANIYALKSLGVRYLISVSAVGSLREEICPLDMVLPDQFIDLTKHRISTFFGNDTVAHVSMARPVCPMLSDLLAQAIESQNFTDLKLHKGGTYVCIEGPSFSSVAESHWYRSMGANIIGMTNMPEAKLAREAQISYATLALATDYDCWHPKEEHVTADIAIANLMKNAEHAQSVLSSAISLIDQKRPISIAHNALNSSLVTPLAAMSAEAGNRLNILLQ, encoded by the coding sequence ATGACCAGAGCAATGATAGGCGTAATTGGCGGCAGCGGGCTGTATCAGATGGACTCGCTGACCGAGGCAGAAGAACACATCGTCGAAACGCCGTTTGGGCGTCCTTCGGATGTCGTCGTCACGGGTAAAGTAAATGGCACTCAGGTTGCTTTCTTGGCCAGGCATGGTAAAGGGCATAGATTAATTCCAACAGAGATTCCTTACCGAGCAAATATCTACGCGCTTAAATCTTTGGGCGTGCGTTATCTGATCTCCGTCTCAGCGGTCGGCTCACTTCGAGAAGAAATTTGTCCGCTTGACATGGTATTACCCGATCAATTTATCGATCTGACCAAACATCGCATTTCTACATTCTTTGGCAACGATACAGTGGCACATGTTTCGATGGCGCGACCAGTTTGTCCCATGCTATCCGATTTACTGGCACAGGCAATTGAAAGTCAGAATTTCACTGATTTAAAGCTGCATAAAGGTGGCACCTACGTCTGCATAGAAGGCCCCTCTTTTTCATCAGTTGCCGAGTCACACTGGTATCGCAGTATGGGCGCAAATATCATCGGGATGACTAATATGCCAGAAGCGAAGCTGGCGCGCGAAGCACAAATTTCCTATGCTACGCTGGCACTTGCAACCGATTATGATTGCTGGCACCCGAAGGAGGAACATGTCACGGCTGATATAGCAATTGCAAATCTGATGAAAAATGCAGAACATGCACAAAGCGTACTTTCCAGTGCAATTAGTTTGATTGATCAAAAGCGACCTATTTCAATTGCACACAATGCGCTGAACAGCAGTTTAGTCACGCCGCTTGCAGCGATGTCCGCAGAAGCAGGCAATAGACTAAATATACTGTTGCAATAA
- a CDS encoding AraC family transcriptional regulator: MQDNKQQLNYFLRHLHLGSEVYYIGQLCDAWHMSTPGGDATTFHLVCHGGAWIHMQDHSQPTQMHSGDIAFFPHDAAHTFSALEKVPDKPFDYRNPAPLDKTAPGTGLLCGHLKLPTHIRRLLLASFPEFILIRPDQSPVGRQMRNLIEMMTEEAMQNDLGVTAILDRLSDTLFLYIVRHALHLEPKLSPLLAALSDEHLRLAVSAFIEQPAQAWTVDRMARLACQSRSAFSERFTQLVKMPPMEFVTTWRMQLAAGMLAGEYSNMLDVALRCGYESEAAFRKAFKRIIGITPGKARN; this comes from the coding sequence ATGCAGGACAATAAACAACAACTTAATTATTTTCTGCGCCATCTGCACCTAGGCTCAGAGGTTTATTACATCGGTCAATTGTGTGACGCATGGCACATGTCCACACCCGGTGGCGATGCTACGACTTTTCACCTAGTCTGCCACGGCGGTGCATGGATACACATGCAGGACCACTCCCAACCGACGCAGATGCACTCCGGGGATATCGCCTTTTTCCCGCATGATGCAGCGCATACGTTTAGCGCACTGGAAAAAGTCCCCGATAAACCATTCGACTACCGCAATCCAGCGCCTTTGGACAAGACCGCCCCGGGAACCGGTTTGCTGTGTGGACATTTGAAACTGCCCACACATATACGCCGACTGTTGCTCGCTTCATTCCCGGAATTCATCTTGATACGCCCTGATCAAAGTCCAGTCGGTCGGCAGATGCGCAACTTGATCGAAATGATGACGGAGGAGGCTATGCAGAACGATCTTGGAGTGACGGCAATTCTGGATCGGCTGTCGGATACGCTGTTCCTGTATATCGTCCGACATGCGCTTCATCTTGAGCCAAAGCTGTCTCCCTTGCTAGCCGCGTTGTCGGACGAGCACTTGCGCCTGGCCGTCTCGGCCTTCATCGAACAACCGGCGCAGGCATGGACGGTAGACCGCATGGCGAGACTCGCCTGCCAATCGCGCTCTGCATTCTCGGAACGTTTCACCCAACTGGTCAAGATGCCGCCCATGGAGTTTGTTACAACGTGGCGCATGCAACTGGCTGCAGGCATGCTCGCTGGGGAATACTCAAACATGCTTGATGTCGCACTCCGCTGTGGTTACGAATCTGAAGCCGCATTCCGCAAGGCTTTCAAGCGCATTATCGGTATCACTCCAGGTAAAGCCCGCAACTGA
- a CDS encoding carboxymuconolactone decarboxylase family protein, translating into MNTFKLHTLESAPAGALPILEAANKGLGFIPNLYAHLAEAPNALSAYKQLGALLEQSALTPEEQQIVLISVSIENRCEYYVAAHSFIARNMVKVDGARVDALRGQSYLQDQKLNALVAFTRAVVRERGWVQGGQELKDFFAAGYTQQNALEVVLGVSMKTLSNYTNHLTDTPLDAAFASEAWQAPDEYACCQEAV; encoded by the coding sequence ATGAACACATTCAAATTACACACCCTTGAATCAGCACCTGCGGGAGCTTTGCCAATACTCGAAGCCGCTAACAAAGGATTAGGCTTCATCCCCAATCTTTACGCACATCTGGCCGAAGCACCGAATGCGCTGAGCGCCTACAAACAACTGGGCGCATTGCTCGAACAAAGCGCACTGACGCCTGAAGAGCAGCAGATCGTGCTGATCTCAGTCAGCATCGAGAACCGTTGCGAATACTACGTGGCGGCGCATTCCTTCATTGCACGCAACATGGTCAAGGTCGATGGTGCGCGTGTCGATGCGCTGCGTGGTCAAAGCTACCTGCAAGACCAGAAACTGAATGCGCTGGTGGCGTTCACCCGCGCCGTGGTGCGTGAGCGCGGCTGGGTGCAAGGCGGGCAGGAGCTGAAGGATTTCTTTGCCGCCGGTTACACGCAGCAGAACGCGCTGGAAGTGGTGCTCGGCGTCAGTATGAAGACCCTGAGCAATTACACCAACCACCTGACCGACACGCCGCTCGATGCCGCCTTCGCCAGCGAAGCCTGGCAGGCACCGGATGAATACGCCTGCTGCCAAGAGGCCGTCTAG
- a CDS encoding peroxiredoxin family protein, which translates to MNLLKSIFISSYMMAIMGIAGYAGWMLYQGESLMAWGGVLLTVAPILTVIMRAMMLKDMARTSAHFPLINLLGLAGTALAGFGGPSTGAATLLAVVGWVAFLLYSYWFSTYGDRQPSMKLVVGSKLPHFTVRDVNDNIVSSAQLTNKPAILIFYRGNWCPFCTAQIKELMARYKQLDALGVRVALIAPQPHENTVGVSKTYDAKFDFLTDEENAAARALGIEHKNGLPMGMQALGYDSDTVMPTVIITGKDGKIVWTHETDNYRVRPEPDTFLEVLRLHGVVTA; encoded by the coding sequence ATGAACTTACTTAAATCAATTTTTATCAGCAGCTACATGATGGCGATCATGGGCATCGCAGGCTATGCAGGCTGGATGCTTTATCAGGGCGAGAGCCTGATGGCCTGGGGCGGTGTGCTGCTGACGGTCGCCCCCATTCTCACCGTCATCATGCGCGCCATGATGCTGAAGGATATGGCGCGCACCAGCGCGCACTTTCCATTGATTAATCTGCTGGGACTGGCGGGCACCGCGCTGGCCGGATTTGGCGGGCCCTCTACCGGTGCGGCGACACTGCTGGCGGTCGTCGGCTGGGTCGCATTCCTGCTGTATTCTTACTGGTTTTCTACTTACGGCGATCGCCAGCCCAGCATGAAGCTGGTGGTCGGCAGCAAGCTGCCCCACTTCACCGTGCGCGATGTCAACGACAACATCGTCAGTTCAGCTCAATTGACGAACAAGCCCGCTATCCTGATCTTCTATCGCGGCAACTGGTGCCCGTTCTGCACGGCGCAGATCAAGGAGTTGATGGCGCGCTACAAGCAACTCGATGCGCTCGGCGTGCGCGTCGCGCTGATCGCGCCGCAGCCGCACGAGAACACGGTAGGCGTCTCCAAGACCTATGACGCGAAGTTCGACTTCCTCACCGACGAGGAGAATGCGGCGGCGCGCGCACTGGGCATCGAACACAAGAACGGCCTGCCGATGGGCATGCAGGCGCTGGGCTACGACAGCGACACGGTGATGCCGACCGTAATCATCACCGGAAAGGACGGCAAGATCGTGTGGACGCACGAAACGGACAATTACCGCGTACGCCCCGAGCCGGACACCTTTCTGGAAGTGCTGCGCCTGCATGGCGTCGTCACGGCCTGA
- the nrtS gene encoding nitrate/nitrite transporter NrtS, with amino-acid sequence MALISLLRIARRQIMLPALKVALVVGTLLNLVNQGENPISGQPINFLQVLLNFFVPICVSSYSAVRNEMRRCEE; translated from the coding sequence GTGGCTTTGATAAGCCTGCTCCGCATCGCCCGCCGCCAGATTATGCTGCCTGCGCTGAAAGTGGCGCTGGTAGTGGGCACGTTGCTCAATCTGGTGAATCAGGGCGAAAACCCGATCAGCGGACAACCCATCAACTTTTTACAGGTGTTGCTCAATTTTTTCGTGCCCATTTGCGTTTCAAGTTACAGCGCGGTGCGCAACGAGATGAGACGCTGCGAAGAATAA